The Bifidobacterium eulemuris genome includes a window with the following:
- a CDS encoding protein-ADP-ribose hydrolase, translating to MTDSELNEALRGLIRLMLQECGMTAADHALDERDFDQLWPTFRALANTRAPMESSPAFLEPQDRVLRELIARAGVTEADELPRTKADARLSVWRGDITTLRADAIVNAANAGMTGCWSPNHHCIDNAIHTFAGVQLRLECARLMESQGHSEPTGLAKSTAAYNLPAKHVIHTVGPIANGAPTDEHRAQLASSYHHCLDEAARLGCASLAFCCISTGVFGFPQREAAAIAVRETRAWLDEHADAGVTHVVFNVFGDKDERIYHALLDA from the coding sequence ATGACCGATTCCGAACTCAACGAGGCCTTGCGCGGTCTCATCCGCCTTATGCTCCAGGAGTGCGGCATGACGGCGGCCGACCACGCTTTGGACGAGCGGGATTTCGACCAGTTGTGGCCCACTTTCCGCGCGTTGGCGAACACCCGCGCGCCGATGGAGTCGTCTCCCGCGTTTCTGGAACCGCAGGATCGGGTGCTGCGCGAGCTCATCGCGCGCGCCGGCGTCACCGAAGCCGACGAGCTTCCCCGTACCAAAGCCGACGCGCGCCTGTCCGTCTGGCGCGGCGACATCACGACCTTGCGCGCGGACGCCATCGTAAACGCGGCCAATGCCGGCATGACCGGCTGCTGGTCGCCGAACCACCATTGCATCGACAATGCGATCCACACCTTTGCCGGCGTGCAGCTGCGTCTGGAATGCGCGCGGCTGATGGAATCCCAAGGCCATTCGGAACCCACGGGGCTCGCGAAATCCACCGCCGCATACAATCTGCCGGCGAAGCACGTCATCCACACCGTGGGCCCGATCGCGAACGGTGCCCCCACCGACGAGCATCGCGCGCAGCTCGCATCCTCGTACCATCATTGTTTGGATGAGGCGGCGCGGCTGGGTTGCGCGAGCCTCGCCTTCTGCTGCATCAGCACCGGCGTGTTCGGCTTCCCGCAACGCGAGGCCGCCGCCATCGCCGTGCGCGAGACGCGCGCATGGCTCGACGAGCATGCCGACGCGGGCGTCACCCATGTGGTGTTCAACGTGTTCGGTGACAAGGACGAAAGGATCTACCATGCCCTTCTGGACGCATAG
- a CDS encoding SDR family oxidoreductase, with translation MKIAVVAANGKAGQLIVKEAVDRGLDVTAVVRGENKTVAENVLVKDLFDLTAADLAGFDVVVDAFGAWTPETLPQHTTSLMHLADILSGTDTRLLVVGGAGSLFLDATHTAQVQDLESFPEVFKPLANAMGNQLVELRKRDDVNWTYVSPAADFQAEGERKGEYVLAGEEYTADANGVSALSYADYAVAMVDLAVNGGHVRERISVRY, from the coding sequence ATGAAGATCGCAGTCGTCGCAGCGAATGGCAAGGCCGGCCAGCTTATCGTCAAGGAGGCCGTGGATCGCGGCCTCGACGTCACCGCGGTGGTGCGCGGCGAGAACAAAACCGTGGCCGAGAACGTGCTGGTCAAGGACCTGTTCGACCTGACCGCCGCCGACCTCGCCGGCTTCGACGTGGTCGTGGACGCCTTCGGCGCCTGGACCCCGGAGACCCTGCCGCAGCACACCACCTCGCTGATGCATCTGGCCGACATCCTCTCCGGCACCGACACCCGCCTGCTGGTGGTCGGCGGCGCCGGCAGCCTCTTCCTCGACGCCACCCACACCGCCCAGGTCCAGGATCTCGAATCCTTCCCGGAGGTCTTCAAGCCGCTCGCCAACGCGATGGGCAACCAGCTCGTCGAGCTGCGCAAGCGCGATGACGTGAACTGGACCTATGTGAGCCCGGCCGCCGATTTCCAGGCCGAGGGCGAGCGCAAGGGCGAGTATGTGCTCGCCGGCGAGGAGTACACCGCCGACGCCAACGGCGTGAGCGCGCTGAGCTACGCGGACTACGCCGTCGCCATGGTGGACCTCGCCGTCAACGGCGGCCATGTGCGCGAGCGCATCTCCGTGCGCTACTAA
- a CDS encoding COG1361 S-layer family protein, with protein MPNIRHRKAIAPLCALLALLLMMVVCLAAPAAAFAEAGSDASERAGAAILDSAIGTVVPVVDGIDGSVSDGSDSDSIAGPVPNVIITNFSYGDGSVPVGGSFTLGFTFQNMGQVAVSNMVVTVDGGESFAIAGGTNTFYVDSLWAGYTMTQSLPMQAVSSAQSGAQPITVSFRYEYVDAGMRSSNSSDIKISVPVSQPDRFQINDPVVPDVVNAGEETTVTMEYVNKGKGDISNVEAAIEGDGVDAAVRTQYLGNVASGATGQIGFAFTPLAAGSTEVKLRVSYEDSDGQSQTKEFPLTLDVQESMPIDDGMIDDGVIDEPQQGVAWWVWAIAAVAVAAAVVLVVVLVRRRKRKAGKHADIDEEWDDWASGDASAGSAVPVGTVGAAGAAGEPGASGNADGTTTQVLADLPSEVAPPSAGESDRS; from the coding sequence ATGCCGAATATCCGACACCGCAAGGCGATCGCGCCGCTGTGCGCGCTGCTGGCTTTGCTGCTGATGATGGTCGTCTGCCTCGCCGCGCCCGCCGCCGCGTTCGCCGAAGCCGGTTCCGACGCCTCCGAACGCGCTGGCGCCGCCATACTGGACTCCGCCATAGGCACCGTCGTTCCCGTGGTGGATGGGATCGACGGCTCCGTCTCCGACGGTTCGGATTCGGATTCCATCGCGGGACCGGTGCCGAACGTCATCATCACCAACTTCTCCTACGGCGACGGCTCGGTGCCCGTCGGCGGCTCATTCACGCTCGGATTCACCTTCCAGAACATGGGACAGGTGGCCGTTTCCAACATGGTGGTGACCGTGGACGGCGGCGAAAGCTTCGCCATCGCCGGCGGCACGAACACCTTCTACGTCGACTCGCTGTGGGCCGGATACACGATGACGCAAAGCCTGCCGATGCAGGCCGTCTCCAGCGCGCAAAGCGGCGCCCAGCCCATCACCGTGAGTTTCCGCTACGAGTATGTGGACGCCGGCATGCGCTCCTCGAACTCCTCCGATATCAAGATCTCCGTGCCGGTGAGCCAACCCGACCGTTTCCAAATCAACGATCCGGTGGTGCCGGATGTCGTCAACGCCGGCGAGGAGACCACCGTCACGATGGAATATGTGAACAAGGGCAAAGGCGACATCTCCAACGTCGAGGCCGCCATCGAGGGTGACGGCGTCGACGCGGCGGTGCGCACCCAGTATCTCGGCAATGTGGCCTCCGGTGCCACCGGCCAGATCGGATTCGCCTTCACACCGCTGGCCGCCGGGAGCACGGAGGTGAAGCTGCGCGTCTCCTACGAGGATTCCGACGGGCAGTCCCAGACCAAGGAGTTCCCGCTCACGCTCGACGTGCAGGAATCCATGCCCATCGACGATGGCATGATCGACGACGGCGTGATCGACGAGCCGCAGCAGGGCGTCGCCTGGTGGGTGTGGGCGATCGCCGCCGTTGCGGTGGCCGCTGCGGTCGTGTTGGTGGTGGTGTTGGTGCGTCGCAGGAAGCGCAAGGCCGGCAAGCATGCCGACATCGACGAGGAGTGGGATGACTGGGCGAGCGGCGACGCGTCCGCCGGTTCCGCAGTCCCCGTGGGAACCGTGGGCGCTGCGGGTGCCGCCGGCGAGCCGGGTGCGTCGGGCAATGCGGATGGGACGACGACACAGGTCCTCGCCGACCTGCCCTCCGAGGTCGCCCCACCCTCCGCCGGCGAGTCGGACCGGAGCTGA
- the purE gene encoding 5-(carboxyamino)imidazole ribonucleotide mutase, translated as MADNATTPEVAVIMGSSSDWETMKRACDVLDQFEVPYHKQVISAHRTPELMGQFAHEARAKGFKVIIAGAGGAAHLPGMVAAQTTLPVIGVPVRSHALSGWDSLLSIVQMPGGIPVATTAVGNSGATNAGLLAVSILSTTDERLAKALQEYRDGLKDKVEESNAQLV; from the coding sequence ATGGCGGACAATGCAACCACACCCGAAGTGGCGGTGATCATGGGCTCGTCCAGCGACTGGGAGACCATGAAACGCGCCTGCGACGTGCTCGACCAGTTCGAGGTTCCCTATCACAAGCAGGTCATCTCCGCGCACCGCACGCCTGAACTGATGGGGCAGTTCGCGCATGAGGCCCGCGCCAAGGGATTCAAGGTCATCATCGCCGGTGCCGGCGGGGCCGCCCATCTGCCCGGCATGGTCGCCGCGCAGACCACGCTGCCGGTGATCGGCGTTCCGGTGCGCTCCCACGCGCTTTCCGGCTGGGACTCGCTGCTGTCCATCGTGCAGATGCCGGGCGGCATCCCCGTGGCCACCACCGCGGTCGGCAATTCGGGCGCGACCAACGCCGGCCTGCTGGCGGTGAGCATCCTGTCGACCACCGACGAGCGTCTGGCCAAGGCCTTGCAGGAATACCGCGACGGATTGAAGGACAAGGTGGAGGAATCCAATGCCCAGCTTGTCTGA
- a CDS encoding ABC transporter ATP-binding protein: protein MATVEHMRGDAGGVARAADAVKIAGTAGTALHPIIEVKNLRKEYPVDDETVVALDRINLSIPRGQICCIFGESGSGKSTLLNQLAGMEKPTRGGVRIGGVVVSNLDERELAAFRQRHLGFVFQSYNLLPNLTAVENVAMPLMFRGMPKAKREAIARGALKRVGLGHRLGHYPKQMSGGQQQRVGIARAFVARPEVVFADEPTGNLDSKTKNDVMEMICSFARDFNQTIVLVTHDAQMADYADRIVTILDGRIVGDRMNGDRPAAPPNR, encoded by the coding sequence ATGGCGACGGTTGAGCATATGCGCGGCGATGCGGGCGGCGTCGCGCGGGCGGCGGATGCGGTGAAGATCGCGGGCACCGCAGGTACCGCCCTCCATCCGATTATCGAAGTCAAGAATCTGCGCAAGGAATATCCTGTGGACGACGAGACCGTCGTTGCGCTGGACCGCATCAACCTGAGCATCCCGCGCGGCCAGATCTGCTGCATCTTCGGCGAGTCGGGCTCGGGCAAATCCACATTGCTCAACCAGCTGGCCGGCATGGAGAAACCCACGCGCGGCGGCGTGCGCATCGGCGGCGTGGTCGTCTCCAATCTCGACGAACGCGAGCTGGCCGCCTTCCGCCAGCGGCATCTCGGCTTCGTGTTCCAGTCCTACAATCTGCTGCCCAATCTCACCGCCGTCGAGAACGTGGCCATGCCGCTGATGTTCCGGGGCATGCCCAAAGCCAAACGTGAGGCGATCGCCCGCGGCGCGCTCAAACGCGTCGGACTGGGCCATCGGCTCGGCCACTATCCCAAGCAGATGTCCGGCGGCCAGCAGCAGCGCGTCGGCATCGCACGCGCCTTCGTGGCCCGGCCTGAAGTGGTGTTCGCCGACGAACCCACCGGCAATCTCGATTCCAAAACCAAAAACGACGTGATGGAGATGATCTGCTCCTTCGCCCGCGACTTCAACCAAACCATCGTGCTGGTCACGCATGACGCGCAGATGGCCGACTATGCCGACCGCATCGTCACCATCCTCGACGGGCGCATCGTCGGCGATCGGATGAACGGCGATCGCCCGGCCGCGCCGCCGAACCGCTGA
- the purK gene encoding 5-(carboxyamino)imidazole ribonucleotide synthase produces the protein MPSLSEETKGRVSALMPGSTIGIVGGGQLGRMMALSARYMGFKVGVLDPTENCPTAQVADFQVTAAYDDTAAIRELAERCDVLTYEFENVNADAIDEVRHLAAAPQGTDLLRVTQDRVNEKQFINDHGTDTAPWRAVNSIGELESALGEIGYPAVLKTRSGGYDGHGQTVLRSTADLDEVRGFEDFAPSILEGFVDFAFEASILVAGNGKDFVTFPIVRNEHRNNILHMTIAPAEVSEDVAQAAHELALRLADGFALAGTLAIELFVTEDGRVIVNELAPRPHNSGHYTIEACSIDQFDAHVRGIAGWPMPQPKLLSPAVMVNVLGQHVEPTRALICEHPEWNVHDYGKAESRHDRKMGHITVLADDTAAAVAALEATGCWDDLR, from the coding sequence ATGCCCAGCTTGTCTGAGGAAACCAAAGGGCGCGTGTCCGCGTTGATGCCCGGCTCCACCATCGGCATCGTCGGTGGCGGCCAACTTGGCCGCATGATGGCCCTAAGCGCCCGCTATATGGGATTCAAGGTTGGCGTGCTCGACCCCACGGAGAACTGCCCGACCGCGCAGGTTGCCGATTTCCAGGTGACCGCCGCCTACGACGACACAGCCGCCATTCGCGAACTGGCGGAACGCTGCGACGTGCTCACCTACGAATTCGAGAACGTGAACGCGGACGCCATCGATGAGGTGCGCCATCTGGCCGCCGCGCCGCAGGGCACCGACCTGCTGCGCGTGACGCAGGACCGCGTCAACGAAAAACAGTTCATCAACGACCACGGCACCGACACCGCGCCTTGGCGTGCGGTGAACTCCATCGGCGAGCTCGAATCGGCGCTCGGCGAGATCGGCTATCCGGCGGTGCTCAAAACCCGCTCTGGCGGCTACGACGGCCATGGGCAGACCGTGCTGCGTTCGACGGCCGATCTGGATGAGGTACGCGGTTTTGAGGATTTCGCGCCGAGCATCCTCGAGGGTTTTGTCGATTTCGCGTTCGAGGCGAGCATCCTTGTGGCCGGCAACGGCAAGGATTTCGTCACATTCCCCATCGTGCGCAACGAACATCGCAACAACATTCTGCATATGACCATCGCTCCAGCCGAAGTGAGTGAGGATGTGGCCCAGGCCGCCCATGAACTGGCCCTGCGATTGGCGGATGGCTTCGCGCTCGCAGGCACGCTCGCCATCGAGCTGTTCGTGACCGAAGACGGCCGTGTGATCGTCAACGAGCTCGCCCCGCGCCCCCACAATTCGGGGCATTACACGATTGAGGCGTGCTCCATCGACCAGTTCGACGCGCATGTGCGCGGCATCGCCGGCTGGCCCATGCCGCAGCCGAAGCTGCTGAGCCCGGCCGTGATGGTCAACGTGCTCGGCCAGCACGTCGAACCGACCCGTGCGCTGATCTGCGAACATCCGGAGTGGAACGTGCATGATTACGGCAAGGCGGAAAGCCGCCACGACCGCAAGATGGGCCATATCACCGTGCTCGCCGACGACACCGCCGCGGCCGTGGCGGCCCTTGAGGCCACCGGCTGCTGGG
- a CDS encoding ABC transporter permease: MRFGDILRLCRQNLFRRKSRTILTVLGVVVGCCSIVLMVSIGQGINEQNERMLESMGDLSIITVYAGGGSSGGSSDSGGTGESAKLDDEAVESFRSIAGVSGATPMADFFYSASASAGAGGRYTQQYISVMGIDTTQLDQMGYELLDGRAPLKSGEVLVGEYTAYDFIDRFASEMNNMRSRPGEYICDENGCQENEGDDPFFDPLTTTLQLTTGVDYDGGMSGTMNGMGGGATGGSSGASATQTVEYTPVGVLKEDYNKGYTTSSGIIMSLDDLKKLTAKIDPSSAEKSTTYNQVLVKTADLSDVPEVEAQIKAMGFNTSSYEEIRKSIEEQSRGIQLALGGIGAVAFFVAAIGIANTMIMSVAERTREIGIMKALGCYVRDIRVMFLGEAGAIGLFGGLVGCVISGLVSWGINIFALGGPTPDNLWHAIVGGEDVTRVSVIPWWLFLAAVLFSMLVGVIAGFGPANKAVRIPALDAIKNSE; the protein is encoded by the coding sequence ATGCGGTTCGGCGACATCCTGCGCCTGTGCCGGCAGAATCTCTTCCGCCGCAAATCGCGCACCATCCTCACCGTGCTCGGCGTGGTCGTCGGCTGCTGTTCGATCGTGCTGATGGTCTCCATCGGCCAAGGCATCAACGAGCAGAACGAGCGGATGCTCGAATCCATGGGCGACCTGAGCATCATCACCGTATACGCCGGCGGCGGCTCGTCAGGCGGTTCATCCGATTCGGGCGGGACGGGGGAGTCCGCCAAACTCGACGATGAGGCCGTGGAGTCCTTCCGATCCATCGCCGGCGTCTCCGGCGCGACGCCGATGGCGGACTTCTTCTACAGCGCCAGCGCCTCCGCCGGCGCGGGCGGACGCTATACGCAGCAGTACATCTCCGTGATGGGCATCGACACCACCCAGCTCGACCAGATGGGCTACGAACTGCTCGACGGGCGCGCGCCGCTGAAATCCGGAGAAGTGCTGGTGGGCGAATACACCGCCTACGATTTCATCGACCGCTTCGCCTCCGAAATGAACAACATGCGCAGCCGTCCGGGCGAATACATATGCGACGAGAACGGCTGCCAGGAGAACGAGGGCGACGACCCCTTCTTCGACCCGCTGACGACCACACTCCAGCTCACCACCGGCGTGGACTACGACGGCGGCATGAGCGGCACTATGAACGGTATGGGCGGCGGCGCGACGGGCGGCTCATCCGGCGCATCGGCCACGCAAACCGTCGAATACACTCCGGTGGGCGTGCTCAAGGAGGATTACAACAAGGGATACACCACCTCGTCCGGCATCATCATGAGTCTCGACGATCTCAAAAAACTGACGGCCAAGATCGACCCGTCGAGCGCGGAGAAATCCACGACTTACAACCAGGTGCTGGTCAAAACCGCCGACCTGTCCGACGTGCCCGAAGTGGAGGCGCAGATCAAGGCGATGGGTTTCAACACCTCATCATACGAGGAGATACGCAAAAGCATCGAGGAGCAGTCGCGCGGCATCCAGTTGGCGCTGGGCGGCATCGGCGCGGTGGCGTTTTTCGTGGCCGCGATCGGCATCGCGAACACGATGATCATGTCGGTGGCCGAACGCACGCGTGAGATCGGCATCATGAAGGCGCTCGGCTGCTATGTGCGCGACATCCGCGTGATGTTCCTCGGCGAGGCCGGCGCGATCGGCTTGTTCGGAGGCCTGGTCGGCTGCGTGATCTCCGGACTGGTCTCATGGGGTATCAACATCTTCGCATTGGGCGGGCCGACTCCCGACAATCTGTGGCATGCGATCGTCGGCGGCGAGGATGTGACCCGCGTGTCGGTGATCCCATGGTGGCTGTTCCTCGCGGCGGTGCTGTTCTCGATGCTGGTCGGTGTGATCGCGGGATTCGGCCCGGCCAACAAGGCCGTGCGCATCCCAGCATTGGATGCCATCAAAAACAGCGAGTGA
- a CDS encoding zinc-binding dehydrogenase, whose product MKAVYASGVDYDNPLDMLEVGEQPEPEPRPYWSTISVKAATVNHHDVWSLKGVGLAAAQTPMILGTDAAGVLDEDIPVRKGLKAGDEVVLYTFVGNDGNGVLPGERRTILSECYPGTIAEKTSVPSANVFAKPKNLSMVEAAALGTSWLTAYSLVFTAANVKPGDTILVQGAGGGVSTAAIQLAHAAGLEVLVTSRDEAKRAKALELGADAVFEAGARLPKKVDAVIESVGAATWSHSVKSVRPGGTIAICGATTGDQPGAELTRVFFQDIRVQGNTMGSREDFARLLRFVEHADLHPVIDSTYALADAPAAFRKVIDGDVFGKVAIAIAD is encoded by the coding sequence ATGAAGGCCGTATACGCGTCAGGAGTCGACTACGACAACCCGCTGGACATGCTCGAAGTGGGCGAGCAGCCCGAACCCGAACCCCGCCCGTACTGGTCCACCATCTCCGTCAAGGCGGCCACCGTCAACCATCACGACGTATGGAGTCTCAAAGGTGTGGGCCTTGCCGCCGCACAGACGCCGATGATCCTCGGCACCGATGCGGCCGGCGTCCTTGACGAGGACATCCCCGTGCGCAAAGGCCTCAAAGCCGGCGATGAGGTCGTGCTCTACACCTTCGTGGGCAACGACGGCAACGGCGTGCTACCTGGCGAACGCCGCACCATCCTGTCCGAATGCTATCCCGGCACCATAGCCGAAAAAACCTCGGTGCCCAGCGCCAACGTATTCGCCAAGCCGAAGAACCTGAGCATGGTCGAGGCCGCCGCGCTCGGCACCAGCTGGCTGACCGCCTATTCGCTGGTGTTCACCGCCGCGAACGTGAAGCCCGGCGACACGATCCTCGTCCAAGGCGCGGGCGGCGGCGTCTCCACCGCCGCCATCCAACTCGCCCATGCGGCCGGACTCGAGGTGCTTGTCACCTCGCGCGACGAGGCCAAGCGCGCCAAAGCGCTGGAGCTCGGCGCGGATGCCGTGTTCGAGGCCGGCGCGCGGCTGCCGAAAAAGGTCGACGCGGTGATCGAATCGGTGGGCGCGGCCACCTGGAGCCATTCCGTCAAATCGGTGCGTCCCGGCGGCACCATCGCCATCTGCGGCGCCACCACCGGCGACCAGCCCGGCGCGGAACTCACCCGCGTGTTCTTCCAGGACATCCGCGTGCAGGGCAACACCATGGGCTCTCGTGAGGATTTCGCCCGCCTGCTGCGTTTCGTCGAGCATGCTGACCTGCATCCCGTGATCGATTCGACCTATGCGCTCGCCGACGCGCCCGCCGCGTTCAGGAAGGTCATCGACGGCGACGTGTTCGGCAAGGTCGCCATCGCGATCGCGGACTGA
- a CDS encoding 1-deoxy-D-xylulose-5-phosphate synthase, translating to MSGALLGTITSPADVKALSADQLPQLCAEIRRTLLDYGKAHGGHIGSNLGMVEATVALHRVFDSPRDRIVFDVSHQSYVHKMLTGRAAAYLDTERYDEVTGFTNPLESEHDHFVLGHTGTSISLACGLAKTRDMAEQTASAAAGGNGLPPIGNVIAVIGDGSLSSGIAFEGLNNAAEQGGNLIIIVNDNEMSIAGDFGGMYGPLARLRASGGTAQPNIFQAFGLDYRYVEDGNDVAALVDAFEGVRDIDHPIVLHIHTLKGLGLNPAPTGDTAAPQPSTSSREDAPWHSDLCDLSDRDLHAGQCEASHWQSPDAAADRPDDPRKHYGKLAMAVLEARFEREPGLVVISPATPGSNGITHAFRERAGRHYVDTGITESHAVAFASGIAKAGGVPVLATTASFFQRAYDQLQQELALNGTRVTLLDFLGGLSGSDNTHSGAFDIAMFANIPGLTCLAPTSEREFLDMLAWSTGPASTGPVVIRVPGEPILAAERAGYYPLFAAETDTSAADDYTGYRITHAGGDVAILGLGNTYPLAEQVAAALRERHGIDATVVNPRQCSTLDTRTLEGLRDAHRLVVTLEDGQLEGGWGEKITAYYANADSRTPTRAGDVTAMRVLNFGAAKEFTDRVPLAELDARYGLTEDNIVAAVLAAL from the coding sequence ATGAGTGGCGCATTATTGGGGACCATCACCAGCCCAGCCGACGTGAAGGCGCTTTCGGCCGACCAGCTGCCCCAATTATGTGCGGAAATCCGCCGGACGTTGCTTGACTATGGCAAGGCGCACGGCGGGCATATCGGTTCGAATCTCGGCATGGTCGAGGCGACGGTCGCCCTGCACCGCGTGTTCGACTCGCCCCGCGACCGCATCGTCTTCGACGTGTCGCACCAAAGCTATGTGCATAAGATGCTCACCGGACGCGCCGCCGCCTACCTCGACACGGAGCGTTACGACGAGGTGACGGGATTCACCAATCCGCTCGAAAGCGAGCATGACCATTTCGTGCTGGGACACACCGGCACCTCCATCTCGCTGGCCTGCGGTCTGGCGAAAACGCGTGATATGGCGGAGCAGACGGCATCGGCCGCCGCAGGAGGGAACGGACTCCCCCCGATCGGCAATGTGATCGCCGTGATCGGCGACGGTTCGCTCAGCTCCGGCATCGCCTTCGAGGGATTGAACAACGCGGCCGAGCAGGGCGGCAATCTGATCATCATCGTCAACGACAACGAGATGTCCATCGCGGGCGATTTCGGCGGCATGTACGGACCGCTGGCGCGTCTGCGCGCTTCGGGAGGCACCGCCCAACCCAACATCTTCCAAGCGTTCGGCTTGGACTACCGTTACGTCGAGGACGGCAACGACGTGGCCGCGCTGGTCGACGCCTTCGAGGGGGTCAGGGATATCGACCATCCCATCGTGCTGCATATCCATACGTTGAAGGGACTGGGATTGAATCCCGCGCCCACCGGGGATACCGCCGCCCCCCAACCTTCGACGTCGTCTCGCGAAGACGCGCCCTGGCATTCCGACCTGTGCGATCTGTCCGACCGCGACCTGCACGCGGGCCAGTGCGAGGCCTCGCACTGGCAGTCGCCGGACGCCGCGGCGGACCGCCCGGACGATCCCCGCAAGCATTACGGCAAACTCGCCATGGCCGTGCTGGAGGCACGTTTCGAACGCGAGCCGGGACTGGTGGTCATCTCCCCCGCCACCCCGGGCTCGAACGGCATCACCCACGCGTTCCGCGAGCGCGCGGGCCGGCATTACGTGGACACGGGCATCACCGAAAGCCATGCGGTGGCGTTCGCCTCCGGCATCGCCAAAGCGGGCGGCGTTCCGGTATTGGCCACCACGGCGTCGTTCTTCCAGCGCGCCTACGATCAGCTGCAGCAGGAGCTGGCGTTGAACGGCACGCGCGTGACGCTGCTGGACTTCCTCGGCGGACTGTCCGGTTCCGACAACACGCATTCCGGAGCGTTCGACATCGCCATGTTCGCCAACATCCCGGGATTGACCTGTCTGGCACCCACCAGCGAGCGGGAGTTCCTCGACATGCTCGCATGGTCCACCGGTCCGGCGAGCACCGGCCCGGTGGTGATCCGCGTTCCCGGCGAGCCGATTCTCGCGGCCGAACGGGCGGGTTACTATCCACTGTTCGCGGCCGAAACCGACACGTCCGCCGCGGACGATTACACCGGCTATCGAATCACGCATGCCGGCGGCGACGTCGCGATTCTGGGCTTGGGCAACACGTATCCGCTGGCCGAGCAGGTCGCGGCCGCGCTGCGGGAGAGGCACGGCATCGACGCGACGGTGGTCAACCCGCGGCAGTGCTCGACGCTGGACACGCGCACGCTGGAAGGCCTGCGCGATGCCCATCGGTTGGTCGTCACGTTGGAGGACGGTCAGCTTGAGGGCGGTTGGGGTGAGAAGATCACCGCCTATTACGCGAATGCGGACTCGCGCACGCCCACACGCGCCGGAGATGTTACCGCGATGCGTGTGCTCAACTTCGGCGCGGCCAAGGAGTTCACCGACCGCGTGCCGCTGGCGGAGCTCGACGCCCGCTATGGTCTGACCGAAGACAATATCGTCGCGGCCGTGCTCGCCGCGCTCTGA
- a CDS encoding winged helix-turn-helix transcriptional regulator, with translation MTQESNLPACPVETTLMLISDRWKVLILRDLMDGAKRFGELQRSVGKISQKVLTSNLRAMEQDGLVKRKVYAEVPPRVEYSLTATGKSLQPIVDAMKAWGEQYQKDHGAR, from the coding sequence ATGACCCAAGAAAGCAATCTGCCGGCGTGTCCTGTGGAGACGACCCTGATGTTGATCAGCGATCGGTGGAAGGTGCTGATCCTGCGTGATCTGATGGACGGCGCGAAGCGTTTCGGCGAACTGCAGCGTTCCGTCGGCAAAATCTCGCAGAAGGTGTTGACCTCGAATCTGCGCGCCATGGAACAGGACGGTTTGGTGAAGCGCAAGGTGTATGCCGAGGTGCCGCCGCGCGTCGAATACTCGCTGACCGCGACCGGCAAAAGCCTGCAGCCCATCGTCGACGCGATGAAGGCGTGGGGCGAGCAGTATCAGAAAGACCACGGCGCGCGCTGA